The DNA region TAAAGGATGGGGATTAAACAAGAAAGTATGGTTCTTTTAAAGCAAATCGCAGTACTTTCTTACACTAAAAAAAAGTAAGAGGTTTATCATTTAACATGATCCCTTTTACTTTTTCTATTTTCCTTAAATTAATATTCGATATTTATTATAGGAGTTCCCATATAAAGCAACGTTTGATCTCTAACATCGTCATAAGTTATGGCTACATCAATATTAACTTTTTTTCCTGAAAAGATGATAAATTTGTTAATGTGGCGTGAATAGCCATAGGCATTATAAAACTCATGAGAATCTAATTCATCAACCACTCTCATATCCATATAACTTTCTATTTGCTTAAATAGATCTGACTTATTCTCTAATAAATTTCCTGGGGAATAACCTACTAATGTATGATTGGAGACTGGCTCTCCGCCAAAAGCTCTTAATACATCTTCAGATTTCTTCATTAAACTTTCTACAGCTTCAAATTGATCAAAGATATGATAATTAATAATTGCATAGTAATTGCCATTACTAAATTTTTGTACTTGAATTTCAGTTGTAACACTTTTGGCCTCTTTTGTGATTGTACAAATGGTACTGTTTTTTGAATCAATGAAGTTAAACTGATAAGGTTGCTCAAGTCCTAATTGCTCCGCAATCATCATACACATTTTATCTGCTGTATAGCCATAATAGTTTTCAGTATCCTCATTTAACTTAATCCAAATATTTGCTTCCGCCCTTTCAAGCTGAAATTCTACATCCTCATAACAGTCAATCATATTTCTTTCATCTGTCGCATATGTAATCAGCTGAAAACCAAGAAACAGTAAGAAAATAAAAAGCAAACTAGCAATGATTGGTTTCTTCTTCATATTTATCACCCATTAAAATCATTGCCAGTCTGCCAAAAATTTATACGTTATATTATCAACTTATTACTTTACATCTTTCAAAGATAAAATTCCTCGGTTCAAGAGAATAGCACAATCTTCACGCGTGGCATTTCGATTAGGCTCATTATAAAAAGCATCACTATATTGAATCAAATCTGCTTCATATAAACTTTGCATATTGTCATCAGCCCAATGCTTACCCCCAGTATTCATACTAGCTTTATCTTTTGCCTCATAGAATATAAATGTACGGTCGATCATAGCTGCTACTTCACCAATCGTCACTCTATCCTCTGGTACAAAATTATTACCGTCTTTTCCTGAAACAATTCCTTTATTAGCTAAAGCAATAATGTAAGGTGCTGACCATCTATCACTGCTCACATCTGAAAAACCAGAAGTTAAACCCACTTCAATTTCTAAACCTGCAACTTTTGCTAACATAACAGCAAATTCTTCTCTTGTTACTGAATTGGCAGGTTTAAAGGTGCCTTCTGGGTACCCATTAACGATCCCTTGATAGTATAAGTTTAGTATAGCATCTTTACTTTCACTTTCTCCATTAACATCCGAAAATGGTTGGTCATCGTCGCCCTGCATCAACATAATGTTAATAGGAAATTGAATCTCATCAAGAAGAAGAGAGATTTCAGCAACACTATCATCCCCTACACCTGTGTCATAGAAAATAACTGCCATATCATCGTCAATAACCTCAAATCCCTGAATTTTGATGTTTTCATCCTTTGCCTCAGACCACTTTAGCTGCACATTAGCTTTTTGGTCTGATATAGGTTCCATTTCGTATACAACACGTGCTTCAGCACTAGCAACGGTAACTGTAAACATAAATACTAAAATGCTGCTTATTAATCTATAGACATTCTTCATGTTTATCACCTCTAATCAATAAATGCATTGAGCATATAGAATAAATTCCCATAAGTTAAAGCTTCATTAGGATTTTCTAATTCTTTTTCACTGATGAGCTCAATGTCATAAGCTTTAGCCATTATTTGGTCTCGTTCTGATAATGAAGGGTTAGCATAAAGCTGCTGACCTTCTAGTAACTCATAGGTTTTTACTAAGATTTCCGTTGCCTCATAATGAGTAATGGTATCATTTAAAGAAATATTATTTGAAACAATTCCAGCTCGAATGAGTTGTGTCATTTCTTCATCATATAAGTTTTGATCAAGTTGAATATCTTTCTGACCATTAACTATGCCTAATACTAGATTAGCTATTTCTTCAACTTGTACTGCTTCATTAGGATCATAGTTATCTTCATAACCTGTTATATTATAGTCTTTTAATACTTCTTTTCGATAAGTCTCACTCCAATGGCTAACATTTTTAACTGTATCCTCATTGGTAAATAATCCATAGCTACCAACTACTTCTGTCTCAAAAACAACAAGACCTGCATCTTTTTCTAAGTAACCATTGGCTCGTGTCCATTTGCTGGTTTCAGGATTATAGACGTATGCATCAGCTTCTTTTTCAGTAAACTCATATCGACTGTTGGGTCTTAACTTAACATCAAAAGCTTCTGAGGTATACACAATATTATAACTGGTCATCTCATTTGTAACATTAATATTCATATCATAAGTATCTGACAATGTATCATCTACACCTTCAGGTATATTGTTTCCTTGCTTGCTTTCTGATACTTTATCGATAGTCATTGTCACAATTGGTTCACTACCATATTGATAAAAATCATTGGATGCAACATTATTAAATGTATCATAAGGTAGCTCAAGAAGCATATTACCTGTATTGATCATCAACGCTACCTGTTGCTCTTGAAAAGCCTGCATGATCGTGTCCGGTATCGTTATTACCCATGAATCAATAGGTTCTTTTTTATATTTACGAATATCAACTTCATAATTTTCACTATGATTACTAATCAGCTCGGTAATTAAACGTTGATCCACGTTATTATCATCATCATCATCTGAACGAAAACGATATTCAAGTTGATTTTTATCTTTATCGTAGATTAATTCAAAATCATCATCAGGTAGAATTTCTTTACTTGGGTCTACCATCCCATCATACTCTTCACCTGTTATTGAAGTAACTAGGAAAATTGTAGGTGAATATTTATAGGATTCTTTAACAATTTCCTTACTAATTTCAGACATGGTAATTGTAACTTTTGTTTTCATTCTGATATAGTAAATTCGATTAGCTATAAGGTTTTCTACAAGGACTAGATTTTTATCCAGTATCTTAACTTGTCCTTGTGTACCACCTATGCTTTCATCTGTTATTTCAGCCCTTATGGCATCTAAGAACAGTGGATTATCGGATACTTCTAATAGATAAGAAAACTTCTTTTCAACTTTATTCTGCGTACCTTCATCTTCTTTTCCATAAGTATCATCAGAATCTAACACCCATTCTACAGTAATATAATCCTTACCTATAGGCTCATCAATATCGTGCTCAGTAATTTTTAAATAGGACCCCATTCCCACACCTCGAGGAGGATCTGGAGCATCTAAATCAGTTGTTTTACCCATTACAGGTGAGCTCCAACTGGAGGATTCCCCATTTGCTTTTGATGTGGCTTGAATCCAGAAATAATAAGTGGTATCAGGAAATAAATCATCAACTACTGTACTATAATCATCAATGAATGATGGAATACTTCCCTCATCATAATCATTCGTGATATCCCATTCAAATTCTTTTGATTTGGTGAACTCTTCTTCAGTACCATATCGAATGCTATAGTCAAAAGCATCATTATAGTCCCAAATTAATTTCATTTCAACGTCACTATAACCACTTGTTACTTCTAGGTAAGGAACAGTTGGTTTGGGGGTGAGCGGTTCATCGGTTTCTAAAGTTTTAACGACAGCAGTTGCTGGATAATAACTCATTAAAATATCACCATTGGCCATTTCTCGATAGGGCTTAAGCAAAAAGAGATAGATTTCATTTGGCTGCAACCCTGTCTGCTCATAAGAAATAACATTTGTATCGGCAGGGTCTCTGACTACATCAATGTTTTGCCAGTCTAGTTCAACCTGCCCACTTGCTTCTTTCTCCATTAGATCTTTAACGTATTGGTCTAAGGTATAGTCTGGACTAGTTTCACGAATAATTTTTAATTCTTTTTCAACATCTTCATAATCTAATTTTAAAAGATCATACTTCACATCAGAAACCCCATAAGGGTCTTCTCCCATATCAACTTTACGTGAAATAAAATTATCATCAAACTCTGTTATACCTATATAATCTCTTAGCTCAGCTACATCATCTTGGGTCAACAATTCAAAATACTGACCACCAGTAACTGGATCTTCGTAAACATCTCCATTACTATCTACCCAAACCTCATGACTCCAAGCTGTTATTTGAGTATTGGGGTCATTAGCGTCTTCTGGTTTTGACGACAATATTTCATACCACTCTTCATACCATTGAAGCTTTGTTGTCGTAGTCGTTACGTCAATTACCTCTAGTGGAGGATTGGACATGGTTGGTGGTGCAAAGGCATCACCATCATAACTAAAGTAAATGGAGGTTAATGCAGGATCAGATAGGATAAATTCTTGACCATACTTCTTTTTAGCTAATACTTGTATGTAATAAATTTGACCTGGGACAATATCCCTCATTTCTGCTGCTTCTGCATCATAATACTGGTCTAAAATATATGAAAAGCCTAATACAGTATCATCCGTATTCTTTATTTGCAGCTCTTCTTCTAAGTTTGAACTGTATAACTTGTCTTCTATTAACTTATCAGCAGTTGCCAGTGCATTCAAATCATCAGTTACCCATATATCATAGTAAACATTAAAGTCTGTAATAGTCTGTCCATACGTTGGCGATGTTGTATCAAAATCCCTGTAACGAAAGGCTGACCAAGTAAAATTAATTTTATCTTCATTATCTATAATATGAAAAGTTCTATTTTCATCATAGAGGGCGCTTATACTCTCCGCTTCATAAGTATCCCCATCAATTAAATAGTTTTCACGTAGTAAGCGTTCGACAGCATCTTCAGCTGAAAGCCCATCAATATTCATATAGTCTTCTAGAATAGCCCCTACATCCCCTTGTATCAGATTCGAATCTGATAAGAAGTCTTTTAGGTATTCATCAACACTTTTTGGGTAAGGTTCTGGTATAATAGGTTTAGTAGGTTCTATAACTGTTTGATTAGGTACAAATAAAACTTTCTCTGATTTAACCAAGTCATCATAACCATCGTATTCCAATACTAATTGATATTCTAAGTTAATGCCTTGCTTTTGAAGAATTTTATAATAATCTACTTCTGCACCATTTTGGCCTGGGAATTCTACAATTATTTGACCTTCTGTTGCACCATCAACAAATTCATAGATACTGGTCTTAACCAACTCGTGCTTACCATCATTAATTTTAAAACTCTCACTAATATCCCACTCAAACCGAATATATTCACCGTCATCTAAAGCTTCAAAATAGATAGTCGTATGGATTGGGTAAATATTGGGTTGTGTATTGTAAACGACAGCCTTTGTTCCTAAATCAACAATGGGTTCTACAGTAATGGCATAAGGCTTACCCGGTTCTATGTTTTCAGAAAGCGTATACACTAATTTTCCACTTTCTGTATCCTGGGTTGTTTGCCCCTCTGTGACATCTATTTGATACTTCTTAGCACTGTTTTCAAATTTACTCCTAGGATCTCCATCCTGATAGTCTACCTGCGCATAGGTAATACGATATGTTACATTACTTTCTGCAACGTCATCAAATTTAACATCAATATTACTGTCCGTTGCTTCTAATTCAACAGCTAAGTCCGTCATCACATAAATGGTTTCATTATAACTTGGACGAACGGGTACTTCATCCCCAGCTAAGTTAATATGCGAATGTTCAGGTATAACCTGAAATTCGTATAACGTACCCGTTTCTAAATTACTGATAGTGTACTGTTTTTCGCTGGAATCAGTACTATCATATGGAAAAGGTATTGTACTACTTCCTGATGATGATGTATCATTGACCTCAATCAAATAACGCTCTGGTTCATGTGCTTGTTCATTTGCTCCTCCACCAGGTGTTCCTGGATCCCATGGTTCGGGATCCTCCCATGCCAAGGTAACCTTTGGAGATATCATTGCATTTCCTGTTATTGGATGGTATCCTTTATCTGCCGATACATCTGTAGCACTTAAGCTCTCAATAGGTAATTGTATATTTGCAGAAACACCTAAAGGATTTAACATGACTAGCATAATGGTGGTTAACATGCTAGCTATCAGTCGTTTATATTTCATGAAATCTCACCTCTCTACCAAGACCTGTACTCTATTTTTATTAATGCATTAAGATAGTCTTCAATGGACATACTTTCATCTGGCTTCATATAACCTCGATCCAGTTCAATAACTCCCAATTCAGCACCTCTTAATAATGTATCTTTATAATCAGGTTGCGTCTCATCAATATCTTTTATAGCAAATCGATTACTTATTCTTACAGACTCTAAGTCCATATCCCCTTTATATGCATAGCACTGAACCATCAAGTAATAAGCATCACCATTAGCTATACTGTCTTGTATATGTTTGTTTGTAACGCCTTCAATTCCCTGTTCCTCTAACCACTCTACAGCATTTGCATCTTCAGGCGCTCCTAGTACACGTGCCATTGAATAAATAAAATTGTATTTAGTAATCTCTTGGCTCACATCACTCAAATCAGCTATTGTAAAGAAATCTGTCAAACTGTACTTGATTAGTAAATCATTTATTTGGTCGGCATTTTTTGCCGAATCGTCTATTAGCTCTTCTTGAGTAAAGCCCGCAAATATATATTCTCCAGTGGTTTCAACATCACTATAGATCTCAAATGCATTACTGGTTGTATCAAGTTTTATCCAATTTGAATTATTTCTTTTGTAAAGCCCTATTGCACTGTTATCATTTTTATTAAGAGATATCGTAATAGGCTCGTAGACTTCGTAAAGAGTTTCTGTAGGATTTTTATAAGTTACTGTTTCAATTTCATTTTTAACATAAGCTCCATGGTTGTTTCTAATATCTTCAACTTCCTCATCAACAATTTCTAGTAGTTCTTCTTCATCATAGGATAGCTTATCTAGTTCTACTATTAGTTTCTGTTCAACTGACGTCCGATTAGAGTATATAAGTGACTCCAATTTGCCAAAAATTTTCTCCTCTAAATTTAATTCATTACTATCACTAGCAACTAATTCAATATTTAGTTTCATCAAATCACTAACAGTTTTTTGTCCATTAATATTACTATTATAATCTCTTAGATCCAACTCTATTTTAATAAAATAATCGTGTAGGCCCGATGAATCGTCAACTTCTTCGATCATGTACTCAAATTCATCGACTTTAGATTTCCTGAGAGTTTCTGAGTTTAGAGTCACCGATAAATCATCTGATTTAATAGTAAATCCTATATCATCCTCTTCCATAGTATTGATCAATGGATGCGGTAGATAAATTAATAGTTCTTCATGATCAGAAACATCAATACTATATTCGTTACCTGCTGTCGCTCGTAGTTCATCAATAGCCTCATATTGTCTATATTTGATATTTAATATTTCATCTGTATCTTCAGCAATCCAATAAATTGTTCGGTAAAGTTCATCTGTCTTTAGATCATAATACTCCATATAATAATTCAGAAGGTGTTCACGTTCATAAGTATCTTCATCAAATTCTGTACGGATAGTGATTCTATCAGAGTAAGATGAGTAGTTGGGATCATCTTCATTGGTTCTAACTCGTACTTTTACACTGTAATTTTTCCCTGGTGTAAGTTCCTGGATTTCATAGTAATAACGTACATAACCTTCTGGTGCTTGGATGGTATCGTCCGTTGCTGAGTCCCCTAATAATACAAAATCCTCCAAGAAATGATACTGATCATTATAATTGGCATCATCTTGGCTGTAAATATAAATTTCAGGAACATAGGCAGCTATACCAGCTTCTGGAATAGCTACATCAAAATAAATAATCGCTTCATAATATTCGTCATAACTGTATTTATAGTAATCCTGAGTTAAGTTGATAGGTGCCTTTAATGGTTCTGATGTATAAGTTAAAGCTGTCCACTCTGAAGCTGGTTTATTTCTATCTATATTAACCTCTAAATTGGTATCGCCATCAGTATCTTTTTCTACCCTTACAGCTCTTAAGTAGTAATAATAGACTTCATTTGGTTCCAGCATGTCATCAATCATTGTAACGTTACCTAAGGTAACATCGTGGTTATTGGTTACAGATTCCCATGCATGTATTTTGGGATTATAGATATCCATGGTATAACCATTACCATCAGCATCGACAATCCGCCATCCAACTATGCTCTCTTCTCCATTAGTAGCATTGACACCACTCTCAATGATTTCCTCTTGCGGCGTAGTTGCTGAAAAAGAATCGTTTAGGGTCTTGCCCTCAACTCGCACTATTTCATAACCAATGGTTTCATCAGGTTCTACTTCCTCCATGTTAATGACCCAACCTAATTTAATAGTTGAAGAACTAAGAATTTCTATAACGCTAAAATCTTCAGGAACCAAAGGCATAATCTGAACAGGTCCATCAATATTAAGAGTTGTAAAACTTAATATTGGTGAAACTGTCGAACGTCGAATATCATCAGTATCCACTTCAATA from Vallitalea okinawensis includes:
- a CDS encoding S-layer homology domain-containing protein, with product MKNVYRLISSILVFMFTVTVASAEARVVYEMEPISDQKANVQLKWSEAKDENIKIQGFEVIDDDMAVIFYDTGVGDDSVAEISLLLDEIQFPINIMLMQGDDDQPFSDVNGESESKDAILNLYYQGIVNGYPEGTFKPANSVTREEFAVMLAKVAGLEIEVGLTSGFSDVSSDRWSAPYIIALANKGIVSGKDGNNFVPEDRVTIGEVAAMIDRTFIFYEAKDKASMNTGGKHWADDNMQSLYEADLIQYSDAFYNEPNRNATREDCAILLNRGILSLKDVK
- a CDS encoding fibronectin type III domain-containing protein, encoding MKYKRLIASMLTTIMLVMLNPLGVSANIQLPIESLSATDVSADKGYHPITGNAMISPKVTLAWEDPEPWDPGTPGGGANEQAHEPERYLIEVNDTSSSGSSTIPFPYDSTDSSEKQYTISNLETGTLYEFQVIPEHSHINLAGDEVPVRPSYNETIYVMTDLAVELEATDSNIDVKFDDVAESNVTYRITYAQVDYQDGDPRSKFENSAKKYQIDVTEGQTTQDTESGKLVYTLSENIEPGKPYAITVEPIVDLGTKAVVYNTQPNIYPIHTTIYFEALDDGEYIRFEWDISESFKINDGKHELVKTSIYEFVDGATEGQIIVEFPGQNGAEVDYYKILQKQGINLEYQLVLEYDGYDDLVKSEKVLFVPNQTVIEPTKPIIPEPYPKSVDEYLKDFLSDSNLIQGDVGAILEDYMNIDGLSAEDAVERLLRENYLIDGDTYEAESISALYDENRTFHIIDNEDKINFTWSAFRYRDFDTTSPTYGQTITDFNVYYDIWVTDDLNALATADKLIEDKLYSSNLEEELQIKNTDDTVLGFSYILDQYYDAEAAEMRDIVPGQIYYIQVLAKKKYGQEFILSDPALTSIYFSYDGDAFAPPTMSNPPLEVIDVTTTTTKLQWYEEWYEILSSKPEDANDPNTQITAWSHEVWVDSNGDVYEDPVTGGQYFELLTQDDVAELRDYIGITEFDDNFISRKVDMGEDPYGVSDVKYDLLKLDYEDVEKELKIIRETSPDYTLDQYVKDLMEKEASGQVELDWQNIDVVRDPADTNVISYEQTGLQPNEIYLFLLKPYREMANGDILMSYYPATAVVKTLETDEPLTPKPTVPYLEVTSGYSDVEMKLIWDYNDAFDYSIRYGTEEEFTKSKEFEWDITNDYDEGSIPSFIDDYSTVVDDLFPDTTYYFWIQATSKANGESSSWSSPVMGKTTDLDAPDPPRGVGMGSYLKITEHDIDEPIGKDYITVEWVLDSDDTYGKEDEGTQNKVEKKFSYLLEVSDNPLFLDAIRAEITDESIGGTQGQVKILDKNLVLVENLIANRIYYIRMKTKVTITMSEISKEIVKESYKYSPTIFLVTSITGEEYDGMVDPSKEILPDDDFELIYDKDKNQLEYRFRSDDDDDNNVDQRLITELISNHSENYEVDIRKYKKEPIDSWVITIPDTIMQAFQEQQVALMINTGNMLLELPYDTFNNVASNDFYQYGSEPIVTMTIDKVSESKQGNNIPEGVDDTLSDTYDMNINVTNEMTSYNIVYTSEAFDVKLRPNSRYEFTEKEADAYVYNPETSKWTRANGYLEKDAGLVVFETEVVGSYGLFTNEDTVKNVSHWSETYRKEVLKDYNITGYEDNYDPNEAVQVEEIANLVLGIVNGQKDIQLDQNLYDEEMTQLIRAGIVSNNISLNDTITHYEATEILVKTYELLEGQQLYANPSLSERDQIMAKAYDIELISEKELENPNEALTYGNLFYMLNAFID
- a CDS encoding YwmB family TATA-box binding protein, with product MKKKPIIASLLFIFLLFLGFQLITYATDERNMIDCYEDVEFQLERAEANIWIKLNEDTENYYGYTADKMCMMIAEQLGLEQPYQFNFIDSKNSTICTITKEAKSVTTEIQVQKFSNGNYYAIINYHIFDQFEAVESLMKKSEDVLRAFGGEPVSNHTLVGYSPGNLLENKSDLFKQIESYMDMRVVDELDSHEFYNAYGYSRHINKFIIFSGKKVNIDVAITYDDVRDQTLLYMGTPIINIEY